From one Pedobacter faecalis genomic stretch:
- a CDS encoding metallophosphoesterase yields MGRLPLILLLSVFLLAFDLYCFRAILSVFKSWRPATRRWFTILWWGYTGLLVIGVFASIYLPLFLTLRSVILVAFFLTVTCKIVMLPFLLVDDLRRGFIALTARKRARPVDTAAVTPAGTDPAQKGISRSEFIIKAGLITAAIPLTSLTWGIASGAYDYRVKRRRLVLPNLPSAFEGMKLAQVSDIHSGSFYNQRAVRGGVEMLMAEKPDLIFFTGDLVNNVASEMRDYQDIFSKLNAPLGVYSVLGNHDYGDYFYGREPSAAKAKNLQDLIKTHELMGWDLLMNEHRRIKVDGAEIGILGIENWGMGRFPKYGKMDLAVKDTDDLPVKLLLSHDPSHWRGQVIGGYPQIDAMFSGHTHGMQFGVQTESFQWSPVQYIYKEWAGLYREAEQQLYVNVGYGFLGYPGRVGILPEITIFELTRKA; encoded by the coding sequence ATGGGCCGTTTACCTCTTATTCTTCTCTTGTCGGTATTCCTGCTGGCATTCGATCTGTATTGCTTCAGGGCCATACTGAGTGTATTTAAATCGTGGCGACCAGCCACCCGCCGATGGTTCACCATCTTGTGGTGGGGCTATACGGGCCTGCTGGTTATCGGTGTGTTTGCTTCTATCTATCTCCCTTTGTTCCTCACGCTCCGTTCGGTAATACTGGTGGCCTTCTTTCTGACTGTAACCTGTAAGATCGTAATGCTGCCTTTTTTGCTTGTGGATGACCTCCGACGTGGGTTTATTGCTTTAACGGCTAGAAAACGGGCCAGGCCTGTCGACACAGCTGCGGTGACACCTGCAGGCACTGACCCTGCGCAAAAAGGCATCAGTCGATCGGAATTCATTATTAAAGCGGGACTGATCACTGCGGCTATTCCGCTGACTTCGCTGACCTGGGGCATTGCAAGTGGTGCCTACGATTACCGGGTTAAGCGCAGGAGACTGGTGTTGCCGAATCTCCCTTCTGCCTTTGAGGGCATGAAACTGGCCCAGGTGTCTGACATACACTCGGGAAGTTTTTATAACCAGCGGGCTGTGCGCGGGGGCGTGGAAATGCTGATGGCTGAGAAACCGGACCTGATCTTTTTCACGGGCGACCTGGTGAATAATGTAGCCAGTGAAATGCGCGACTACCAGGATATTTTCAGCAAACTGAACGCACCGCTGGGCGTGTATTCGGTATTGGGCAATCATGACTATGGGGACTACTTTTACGGGCGGGAGCCTTCTGCCGCAAAAGCGAAGAATCTACAGGATTTGATAAAAACCCACGAGCTTATGGGTTGGGACCTGCTGATGAACGAGCACCGGCGGATCAAAGTAGATGGCGCTGAGATTGGAATTCTAGGTATTGAAAACTGGGGTATGGGGCGTTTCCCGAAATACGGCAAAATGGATCTGGCAGTTAAGGACACGGACGACCTGCCGGTGAAGCTTCTGCTTTCGCATGATCCGTCGCATTGGCGGGGACAGGTGATCGGCGGCTATCCGCAGATCGATGCGATGTTCAGCGGTCACACACACGGGATGCAGTTTGGCGTGCAAACGGAAAGTTTTCAGTGGAGCCCCGTCCAGTATATCTATAAGGAATGGGCGGGTTTATACCGTGAAGCTGAGCAGCAATTGTATGTGAACGTAGGATACGGCTTCCTGGGCTATCCGGGAAGAGTTGGTATTTTGCCTGAAATCACGATATTTGAGTTGACCCGCAAGGCATAA
- a CDS encoding sigma 54-interacting transcriptional regulator, with product MDYNHIKTLGQLKASAYQPFSVKDELRKNLIKQLQNKEAGFEGILGYDETVIPELQTAILSRHNILLLGLRGQAKTRIARLMVNLLDEYIPYVTGSEIFDDPLNPISWYAKHEIMIHGDETPISWQHRNERYTEKLATPDVTVADLIGDVDPIKAATLKLTYNDERVIHFGLIPRAHRSIFVINELPDLQARIQVALFNMLQEKDIQIRGFKLRLPLDVQFVFTANPEDYTNRGSIVTPLKDRIESQILTHYPKSIGISKKITFQEARLTDTQRLIEVDGLLKDLVEQVAFEARKSEFIDQKSGVSARLTISAYENLVSTAERRMLINGDKNTFVRLSDLTGIIPAVTGKIELVYEGELEGPAKVANILIGKAIKSLFAKYFPDPEKAKKSKSANPYSEITAWFTEGNTIDISDALSTSKYKKTLMQVTGLNAMVRKFHPKLSENQTLLLMEFVLHGLAEYSQLNKNYLEGGFGFADMFDSLFNAGDMDDEDDYSDFR from the coding sequence ATGGATTACAATCATATAAAAACGCTCGGACAACTTAAGGCATCAGCATATCAGCCATTTTCTGTAAAAGACGAGCTCCGCAAGAACCTGATCAAACAGCTTCAGAACAAGGAGGCCGGATTTGAGGGCATACTGGGGTACGACGAAACGGTGATACCGGAACTGCAAACGGCTATACTTTCGAGACATAATATTCTGCTGCTGGGCTTACGGGGACAGGCAAAAACGCGTATTGCACGGCTAATGGTGAACCTGCTCGACGAGTATATTCCATACGTGACGGGCAGTGAGATCTTTGATGATCCGCTGAACCCTATTTCCTGGTATGCGAAACACGAGATCATGATCCACGGCGATGAGACGCCTATAAGCTGGCAGCACCGCAACGAACGGTACACGGAAAAGCTGGCTACGCCGGATGTGACGGTGGCCGACCTGATCGGGGATGTGGATCCGATTAAAGCGGCTACATTGAAGCTTACTTATAACGACGAAAGGGTGATCCATTTCGGACTTATTCCGCGGGCGCACCGCAGCATCTTTGTGATCAATGAGCTGCCCGACCTACAGGCGCGTATCCAGGTGGCGCTGTTTAATATGCTTCAGGAGAAAGACATTCAGATAAGGGGTTTTAAGCTGCGTTTGCCGCTCGACGTGCAGTTTGTGTTTACCGCCAATCCGGAAGATTATACCAACCGCGGCTCTATTGTAACGCCGCTTAAGGACCGTATCGAAAGCCAGATCCTGACGCACTATCCAAAGAGCATAGGCATTTCAAAGAAGATTACCTTCCAGGAGGCCAGGCTTACGGATACGCAGCGGCTGATTGAGGTAGACGGGCTGCTGAAGGACCTGGTAGAACAGGTGGCATTCGAGGCGCGAAAAAGTGAATTTATCGATCAGAAGTCGGGCGTATCTGCCAGGCTAACCATCAGTGCCTACGAGAACCTGGTGAGCACGGCAGAGCGAAGGATGCTGATCAATGGGGACAAGAACACGTTTGTGCGGCTGTCTGACCTGACGGGGATCATTCCGGCGGTAACCGGCAAGATAGAACTGGTTTATGAGGGCGAGCTGGAAGGGCCTGCCAAGGTGGCCAACATTCTGATCGGTAAAGCCATTAAAAGTCTTTTTGCAAAATATTTCCCCGATCCGGAAAAAGCAAAGAAAAGCAAATCGGCCAACCCTTATTCGGAGATCACTGCCTGGTTTACCGAAGGGAATACAATCGATATCTCTGACGCGCTGAGTACTTCTAAATATAAAAAGACCCTGATGCAGGTGACTGGCCTGAACGCGATGGTACGAAAGTTTCATCCTAAGCTGAGCGAAAATCAGACCCTGCTGCTGATGGAGTTTGTACTTCATGGCCTGGCCGAGTATTCGCAATTGAACAAAAACTACCTGGAAGGCGGCTTTGGCTTTGCAGATATGTTCGACAGCCTGTTTAACGCCGGGGATATGGACGATGAGGATGATTATTCGGATTTCAGATAA
- a CDS encoding vWA domain-containing protein, which produces MRGFHFSDFKPDDAPKGGFEDLLKLFMQLLNYTSGDVGEALAWMNELDKQYKLTNNEYGMGDFIDELKEKGYITEDGNSNMTMTAKAEQTIRQSALEEIFGKLKKAGKGNHNSNISGTGEEKNADRREFAFGDSLDQIDMTASIQNAQVNHGIGNFTLTERDLEVQERDYKTLTSTVLMIDISHSMILYGEDRITPAKKVAMALAELIRTRYPKDTLDIVVFGNDAWPITVKDLPYLQVGPYHTNTYAGLELAADLLRRRKTHNKQIFMITDGKPTCLKENGRYYKNSIGLDRKVINKTLNMAAQCKRLRIPITTFMIAKDPYLQEFVRQFTETNGGKAFYSSLNGLGEYIFEDYINNRRKRYN; this is translated from the coding sequence TGCACCCAAAGGCGGATTCGAGGATTTACTGAAGTTGTTCATGCAACTGCTCAACTACACCTCGGGCGATGTGGGCGAGGCCTTGGCCTGGATGAACGAGCTGGATAAGCAGTATAAGCTTACGAACAACGAATATGGCATGGGCGACTTTATTGATGAACTGAAAGAGAAAGGTTACATCACTGAAGACGGGAATAGTAATATGACCATGACTGCCAAGGCGGAACAGACCATCCGTCAATCGGCCCTGGAAGAGATTTTTGGCAAGCTGAAGAAAGCCGGAAAGGGCAATCACAATTCAAACATTTCAGGCACAGGTGAAGAGAAAAATGCTGATCGCCGCGAGTTTGCTTTCGGCGACAGCCTGGACCAGATCGACATGACGGCCTCCATTCAGAATGCGCAGGTGAATCATGGCATCGGTAATTTCACGCTCACGGAGCGCGATCTGGAAGTGCAGGAGAGGGACTACAAGACGCTGACCTCCACGGTGCTGATGATCGACATTTCGCACTCCATGATCCTTTATGGGGAAGACCGCATTACGCCGGCAAAAAAGGTAGCCATGGCCCTGGCCGAGCTGATCCGTACGCGCTATCCGAAAGATACGCTCGACATTGTGGTGTTTGGCAATGATGCCTGGCCCATTACGGTGAAGGACCTGCCTTACCTGCAGGTTGGCCCTTATCATACCAATACCTATGCGGGTCTGGAGCTGGCGGCTGATTTGCTGCGCCGCAGGAAAACACATAACAAGCAGATCTTTATGATCACTGATGGCAAGCCGACCTGTCTGAAGGAAAACGGGAGGTATTATAAAAACAGCATCGGGCTGGACCGTAAGGTGATCAACAAGACCTTGAATATGGCGGCCCAGTGCAAACGCCTGAGGATTCCGATTACGACCTTCATGATCGCTAAAGACCCTTATCTGCAGGAGTTTGTACGCCAGTTTACCGAAACAAACGGAGGCAAGGCTTTTTACAGTTCGCTGAACGGCCTGGGGGAATATATATTTGAAGACTACATTAATAACAGAAGAAAGCGCTATAACTAA